The proteins below come from a single Miscanthus floridulus cultivar M001 chromosome 1, ASM1932011v1, whole genome shotgun sequence genomic window:
- the LOC136543971 gene encoding phospho-2-dehydro-3-deoxyheptonate aldolase 1, chloroplastic-like — MALNNAAAAAAAAISGGSASQPRRAPSSLLPVRRRCAVRAVHAAEPSKNPGVVVPAAAKTSSPATTVAPESDAAPARATKAPPAAKWAVDSWRMKKALQLPEYPNAAELEAVLKTIEAFPPIVFSGEARHLEERLADAAMGRAFLLQGGDCAESFKEFNSNNIRDTFRVLLQMSAVLMFGAQMPVVKVGRMAGQFAKPRSEPFEVRDGVKLPSYRGDNINGEAFDEKSRVPDPQRMIRAYAQSASTLNLLRAFATGGYAAMQRVTQWNLDFTEHSEQGDRYRELAHRVDEALGFMSAAGLTPDHPLTTTTEFWTSHECLLLPYEQALTRQDSTSGLFYDCSAHMLWVGERTRQLDGAHVEFLRGIANPLGIKVSDKMNPSDLVKLIDILNPTNKPGRITVITRMGAENMRVKLPHLIRAVRQAGQIVTWITDPMHGNTIKAPCGLKTRPFDNILAEVRAFFDVHEQEGSHPGGVHLEMTGQNVTECIGGSRTVTFDDLSDRYHTHCDPRLNASQSLELAFIIAERLRKRRIRSSSGLNNILPLPPFGF; from the exons ATGGCCCTcaacaacgccgccgccgccgcggcagccGCCATCTCCGGCGGGTCCGCCTCGCAGCCCCGCCGCGCGCCGTCGTCGCTGCTCCCGGTGAGGCGCCGCTGCGCCGTCCGCGCCGTGCACGCCGCGGAGCCGTCGAAGAACCCCGGCGTCGTGGTCCCGGCCGCCGCCAAGACCTCGTCGCCGGCGACGACGGTCGCGCCCGAGAGCGACGCGGCCCCGGCCCGTGCCACGAAGGCGCCGCCGGCGGCGAAGTGGGCGGTGGACAGCTGGAGGATGAAGAAGGCGCTGCAGCTGCCGGAGTACCCGAACGCGGCGGAGCTGGAGGCGGTGCTCAAGACCATCGAGGCGTTCCCGCCCATCGTCTTCTCCGGGGAGGCGCGCCACCTGGAGGAGCGCCTCGCCGACGCCGCCATGGGCCGCGCCTTCCTCCTCCAGGGCGGCGACTGCGCCGAGAGCTTCAAGGAGTTCAACAGCAACAACATCCGCGACACCTTCCGCGTCCTCCTGCAGATGTCCGCCGTCCTCATGTTCGGCGCCCAGATGCCCGTCGTCAAG GTTGGTAGGATGGCCGGCCAATTCGCGAAGCCGAGGTCGGAGCCGTTCGAGGTCAGGGACGGCGTCAAGCTGCCCAGCTACCGGGGCGACAATATCAACGGCGAGGCGTTCGACGAGAAGAGCCGCGTGCCCGACCCACAGAGGATGATCCGCGCGTACGCCCAGTCCGCCTCCACGCTCAACCTGCTCCGGGCTTTTGCCACCGGAGGCTACGCCGCCATGCAGCGCGTCACGCAGTGGAACCTTGATTTCACCGAACACAGCGAGCAGGGCGACAG GTACCGTGAATTGGCACATCGGGTTGATGAAGCCCTTGGCTTCATGTCTGCAGCTGGCCTAACACCGGACCACCCCTTGACGACGACTACCGAGTTCTGGACCTCACATGAGTGCCTCCTCCTACCTTACGAGCAAGCTTTAACCCGCCAAGACTCCACCTCTGGTCTTTTCTACGATTGCTCTGCCCACATGCTCTGGGTTGGTGAGCGCACTCGCCAGCTTGATGGTGCCCATGTTGAGTTCCTCAGGGGTATTGCCAACCCTCTTGGCATCAAG GTAAGTGACAAAATGAACCCCAGCGACTTGGTGAAGCTGATCGATATACTGAATCCAACAAACAAGCCTGGGAGAATCACCGTTATTACAAGGATGGGGGCAGAGAACATGAGGGTGAAGTTACCTCACCTTATCCGTGCGGTCCGCCAGGCAGGACAAATTGTCACCTGGATCACTGATCCGATGCACGGGAACACCATCAAGGCTCCTTGCGGTCTAAAGACTCGTCCATTTGACAACATTCTG GCTGAGGTACGGGCCTTCTTTGATGTGCACGAGCAAGAGGGAAGCCACCCTGGAGGTGTCCACCTTGAGATGACTGGGCAAAACGTAACTGAATGCATTGGCGGGTCACGCACCGTGACCTTCGATGACCTGAGCGACCGCTACCACACCCACTGCGACCCCAGGCTGAACGCGTCCCAGTCTCTGGAGCTCGCGTTCATAATCGCCGAGAggctgaggaagaggaggatccGGTCATCGTCTGGGCTCAACAACATCTTGCCCTTGCCGCCTTTTGGTTTCTGA